A single region of the Zonotrichia albicollis isolate bZonAlb1 unplaced genomic scaffold, bZonAlb1.hap1 Scaffold_217, whole genome shotgun sequence genome encodes:
- the TRMT1 gene encoding LOW QUALITY PROTEIN: tRNA (guanine(26)-N(2))-dimethyltransferase (The sequence of the model RefSeq protein was modified relative to this genomic sequence to represent the inferred CDS: inserted 1 base in 1 codon; deleted 1 base in 1 codon; substituted 1 base at 1 genomic stop codon), which yields MRGAARTAAALRTLCRAPPVFPAMDGASPNGVATPEGPGAIPEGPGATPEGSAGPPPSEGSPPGTGETLITEGRATIVFPSANEVFYNPVQGFNRDLTCAVLTEFARLWLRPKGIRVVLPGEEEPGGSPQSPPEAGEPPETPRTARPGEPCEGGLRVLEALAASGLRSVRFALEVPGLGAIVASDCSPRATELMARNVARNGVGGLVTPRLADARMLMYESKAQRQPFDVIDLDPYGSPAPFLDAAVQAVSEGGLLCVTCTDMAVLAGNGAETCYSKYGAVSLKGKFCHELALRIVLHSLDLRANCYQRFVVPLLSVSADFYVRVFVRVFTGQAKVKASSSKQALVYHCVGCGSYHLQRLGRAASHGSSFKYSPAMGPPVGPTCEFCQQRHQVGGPVWAEPLHEPGFVQRLLRALERSPGRFQTEPRMRGVLSVIAEELSDVPLYHTLDXLSSTIRSNTPALLQLRSALLHAGFRVSLSHACRNAVKTDAPPAVLWDIMRCWAKLHPVKLERLPESSPAARILSVEPTLQASFALHEDANPSSRRRGLKRFPENPEAFWGPKARAKPGXGLGGGGHRPSLQEKRERLQNKRRQRQDGAGLKQFPCKRFKEGTCTKGEQCCYSHEPPPH from the exons ATGCGCGGGGCGGCGCGCACGG CCGCCGCACTCAGgaccctctgcagagccccccCGGTGTTCCCCGCCATGGACGGAGCTTCCCCCAACGGCGTGGCGACCCCCGAGGGTCCGGGGGCGATCCCGGAGGGGCCGGGGGCGACCCCCGAGGGCTCGGCCGGACCCCCCCCGAGCGAGGGGAGCCCCCCCGGTACCGGCGAGACGCTGATCACCGAGGGCCGCGCCACCATCGTGTTCCCCAGCGCCAACGAGGTTTTCTATAACCCCGTGCAGGGCTTCAACCGCGACCTGAC CTGCGCCGTCCTGACGGAATTCGCTCGGCTCTGGCTGCGCCCCAAAGGAATTCGGG TCGTCCTTCCAGGCGAGGAGGAGCCGGGggggagcccccagagcccccccgaGGCCGGGGAGCCCCCCGAGACCCCGCGGACGGCGCGGCCGGGAGAGCCCTGCgag ggtGGTCTCCGCGTGCTGGAGGcgctggcagcctcggggctccGCTCTGTTCGCTTCGCCCTCGAGGTCCCGGGGCTCGGGGCCATCGTGGCCAGCGACTGCTCCCCCCGGGCCACCGAGCTGATGGCGCGGAACGTGGCCAGGAACGGCGTGGGGGGGCTGGTGACGCCGCGGCTGGCTGATGCCAG GATGTTGATGTACGAGAGCAAAGCCCAGCGCCAGCCCTTCGACGTCATCGACCTGGACCCCTACGGGAGCCCCGCCCCTTTCCTGGACGCGGCCGTGCAGGCCGTCAGCGAGGGGG GCCTGCTGTGCGTGACGTGCACGGACATGGCGGTGCTGGCGGGCAATGGCGCCGAGACGTGCTACAGCAAATATGGCGCCGTGTCCCTCAAGGGCAAATTCTGCCACGAGCTG GCGCTGAGGATCGTCCTGCACAGCCTGGACCTGCGTGCCAACTGCTACCAGCGCTTTGTGGTGCCACTGCTGTCGGTCAGCGCCGATTTCTACGTCCGTGTCTTCGTCAGGGTCTTCACAGGCCAGGCCAAGGTCAAAGCATCCTCCAG CAAGCAGGCGCTGGTGTATCATTGCGTGGGGTGTGGGTCGTACCATCTGCAGCGCCTGGGGAGGGCCGCCAGCCACGGCAGCAG TTTCAAGTACAGCCCGGCCATGGGGCCGCCCGTGGGTCCAACCTGTGAGTTCTGCCAGCAGCGGCACCAG GTGGGGGGCCCGGTGTGG GCGGAGCCCCTGCACGAGCCCGGTTTTGTGCAGCGGCTGCTGCGGGCGCTGGAGCGGAGCCCCGGGCGCTTCCAAACGGAGCCGCGAATGCGGGGGGTGCTGAGCGTCATTGCTGAG gagctgagcGATGTCCCCCTGTACCACACCCTGG GGCTGAGCAGCACCATCCGCAGCAACACcccggccctgctgcagctcag GTCAGCCCTGCTGCACGCTGGTTTCCGCGTCTCGCTGTCCCACGCCTGCCGCAACGCCGTCAAGACGGACGCGCCGCCGGCCGTGCTCTGGGACATCATGCGCTGCTGG gccAAGCTGCACCCGGTGAAGCTGGAGCGGCTCCCGGAGTCCAGCCCGGCCGCCCGGATCCTCTCGGTGGAGCCCAC gctccaggcttcCTTCGCCCTCCACGAGGACGCCAACCCCAGCTCCCGCCGGCGCGGCCTCAAGCGATTCCCCGAGAACCCCGAAGCTTTTTGGGGTCCCAAGGCCAGGGCCAAGCCCGGGTGAGGCCTGGGGGGG gGGGGGCATCGcccctccctgcaggagaaGAGGGAGAGGCTCCAGAACAAGAGGAGGCAGCGCCAGGACGGGGCCGGGCTCAAACAATTCCCCTGCAAACGCTTCAAGGAG GGCACCTGTACCAAGGGCGAGCAGTGCTGTTACTCCCACGAGCCCCCTCCCCATTAA
- the LOC141727715 gene encoding LOW QUALITY PROTEIN: methylthioribose-1-phosphate isomerase-like (The sequence of the model RefSeq protein was modified relative to this genomic sequence to represent the inferred CDS: deleted 3 bases in 2 codons): MALESLRYRRGSLEVLNQRLLPGQLRYERVGGVERAWGAIRDMEVRGAPAIALLGCLSLAVELAGGRGPPGIWGALEEFVGQRLGFLLSARPTAANLGREAERLRGWLRKKVQETPGVTPQELRQSIIEYIEGLLAKDRRDNRSIGAHGAEHILGRVPGGGPVTLLTHCNTGTLATAGYGTALGVVRALHERGSLSRVFCTETRPFHQGSRLSALELRHDGIPVTIIADSAAAAAMREHGVHAVVVGADRVAANGDVANKIGTFQLALAAHHLRIPFYVAAPSSSCDPALASGSLIPIEERPGTELTQLGGVLLAEPEVDVWNPAFDVTPHELITGGIITEWGVFPPSQLSRELAERGER; the protein is encoded by the exons ATGGCGCTGGAGTCGCTCCGGTACCGGCGCGGTTCGCTCGAGGTTCTGAACCAGCGGCtgctgccggggcagctccgCTACGAGCGGGTGGGGGGCGTGGAGCGGGCCTGGGGCGCCATCCGCGACATGGAG GTGCGGGGCGCCCCGGCCATCgccctgctgggctgcctcAGCCTGGCCGTGGAGCTGGCGGGGGGGCGCGGGCccccagga atttggggggcgCTCGAGGAGTTTGTGGGGCAGAGATTGGGGTTCCTGCTCAGCGCCCGCCCCACGGCCGCCAACCTGGGCAGGGAGGCCGAGAGGCTGCGGGGGTGGCTCCGGAAAAAGGTGCAGGAGACCCCCGGGGTGACCCCCCAGGAGCTGCGCCAGAG CATCATCGAGTACATCGAGGGGCTGCTGGCCAAGGACCGGCGCGACAATCGCAGCATCGGCGCCCACGGGGCCGAGCACATCCTGGGGAGGGTCCCGGGCGGGGGTCCCGTCACCCTCCTGACCCACTGCAACACCGGGACCCTCGCCACGGCCGGCTACGGCACCGCCCTGG GGGTGGTGCGGGCCCTGCACGAGCGGGGGTCTCTGTCCCGCGTGTTCTGCACCGAGACCCGGCCCTTCCACCAGGGCTCGCGGCTCTCGGCGCTGGAGCTGCGGCACGACGGGATCCCGGTGACGATAATCGCCGacagcgccgccgccgccgccatgcGGGAGCACGGCGTGCACG CCGTGGTGGTGGGCGCCGACCGCGTGGCCGCCAACGGTGACGTGGCCAACAAGATCGGGACGTTCCAGCTGGCGCTGGCCGCGCATCACCTGCGCATCCCCTTCTACGTGGccgcccccagcagcagctgcgaCCCCGCGCTGGCCTCGGGCAGCCTGATCCCCATCGAGGAGCGCCCGGGCACCGAGCTCACCCAGCTCGGGGGCGTTCTCCTGGCTGAGCCCG AGGTGGACGTGTGGAACCCGGCG TTTGACGTCACGCCGCACGAGCTGATCACGGGGGGCATCATCACCGAGTGGGGGGTGTTCCCCCCGTCCCAGCTCAGCCGGGAGCTGGCGGAGCGCGGGGAGCGCTGA